In Terriglobus aquaticus, the genomic window GAGCTGCCACACACTGGGGCGGTCGCGGACGATCATGCGGGCAAGTATTCCATAGCGATTCGCGGGATTCGCTAACCGCGGAGCGCGTTGATAAGGCGGGTGACGGCGCCGGAGTCGATGGCGTGGGCCGCGAGCTCTCTGCCGTGAACGAGCGAGTCCGCGATGCCTGCAATTTGCAGGACGGCGGCTGCGTTGAGAAGGACGATGTCCCGGCGAGGTGAGCTTGCGGAGCCGGGGCTTCCGGCGGCGAAGATTTCGAGCAGGATGGCGGCGTTTTCGCGGGCGTCACCGCCCTGGAGAAAGTCAGTGGAGGGCGTGAGGCCGGCGTCCTCGGGGCGCAGCGTCTGCACGTGGACCTCGGGGCCGTGCACGGTGGCGACGGTGCTAGGGCCGGAGAGTGCGAGTTCGTCGAGACCACCGGTTGCGCCTTCGCCGTGGACCACCATGGCGCTGTGCATGTGGGCGGAGGTGGCGAGGGCCTCGGCGACGAGCGGGACGGCCTGTGCCGAGTAGACGCCGAGCACCTGGCGGCGAGCGCCCGCAGGGTTGGTCATGGGGCCGAGCAGGTTGAAGACGGTGCGGAACGGAAGGGCGCGGCGCACCGGCGCGACGATGCGCATGGCGGGGTGCATGCGGGTGGCGAGGAGGAACGCGAAACCGTGACGGCGGATAGCTTCGGCGGCGGATTCGGGCGTGTGCTCGATGGGGATGCCGAGAGCTTCGAGCACGTCGGCCGAGCCGCAGCGCGAGGTGATGCTGCGGTTGCCGTGCTTGGCGACGCGGGCGCCGGCGGCCGCCGCGACGAGCGCCGTGGCGGTGGAGATATTGAAGGTGCCGCTTGCGTCGCCGCCGGTGCCGCAAGTGTCGACGAGGGTGTCGCGCTCGGCGTCGGTGAGCGGGAGGGTGATGGAGGCCTCGCGCATGGCCTGGGCGAAGCCGGCGAGTTCGGCGGCGGTTTCGCCACGCTCGTGCAAGGCGGTGAGGAGGTCCGTCATCTCCTGCGGGGAGAACTCACCGGCGAGCAGGGATTGCATGAGGTCGCGGGCGTCGTCGAGCGACAGAGCTTCGCTTTCGGCCGTAACGCTGAGCAGCAGTTGATCCGCGGTCATTCTGATGTATTGTCCCATTGTGCGCGGTGGCGTTGCGATAACCGCACTGATGTGCGGAGTTCGTTTGCCGGTCGTACTTTTGGGTGCGGTACCCTTGAGCCGTCTCCGCGTTGAACGCGGGCGGGAGCTGTACGGCAATGAAGATTCACGAGTACCAGGCGAAAGAGATCCTGCGGAAGTACGGC contains:
- the trpD gene encoding anthranilate phosphoribosyltransferase, translating into MTADQLLLSVTAESEALSLDDARDLMQSLLAGEFSPQEMTDLLTALHERGETAAELAGFAQAMREASITLPLTDAERDTLVDTCGTGGDASGTFNISTATALVAAAAGARVAKHGNRSITSRCGSADVLEALGIPIEHTPESAAEAIRRHGFAFLLATRMHPAMRIVAPVRRALPFRTVFNLLGPMTNPAGARRQVLGVYSAQAVPLVAEALATSAHMHSAMVVHGEGATGGLDELALSGPSTVATVHGPEVHVQTLRPEDAGLTPSTDFLQGGDARENAAILLEIFAAGSPGSASSPRRDIVLLNAAAVLQIAGIADSLVHGRELAAHAIDSGAVTRLINALRG